Genomic DNA from Lactuca sativa cultivar Salinas chromosome 8, Lsat_Salinas_v11, whole genome shotgun sequence:
CTAATCAAAGCCACAATCTCAGCACGAAAGGCGCTCAATCTCTCATCAAGAATCTTCAAAATACCCTCCTTAACCGTGCCAacgatcacaggagtctgatcaagGATACTGCGTGTAGTCTCAGACGATATGAAATCCCTcgtctgatcatcaagctgccccgCTCTAGAACCTGGGCCTAAACCCTCCCCGACATCAGAATTACCCACTGGTCTGCCTTGCAataccaccatactaaaaataaaccatAAAGCTATCAGAAAACATCAATGCGCATATCGGGGAAATCATATCTACATTAACTCCCTGGCTTCATTACAACTCTcattgaatcgagtacggatcctctgcttccaatagtacgggcccGATACTACTTTCCACATCAATCCATACTTTCCTGAAGAAGTGCCTTCAATCAGCCAAGTAGCCTACTCTATATCCATCAAATCCCTCGCAGCTAGGGATCTCAGCACtaaatctcatcctaggttttcctagggcaactCCTCACCACTATCCCCCATCAGCTATAGAAGGAACTCATGCTAACCATCTcaaactagctcacgaatacaattaTATAATACAAAGACTAGACAGTTCTTCTAATGAGAGGtctctccctacaacggttggattcaaagaagagttgcgcaataaagctaaacctaaccttctgaaattatttagttttCATAATATGTGACTTAACATACTCGCTCACTAACTAGCTGCGATTAGCGAGAACTCCTAAAattacaaagcaagcaacattcgagcatcaagttAACAAAATTGAACATAACCTATTCaagccatcctatcactgactgagcAGTACTAGCATGCAGATCTATATGTTCATACAACAGGCACATAAAGGaatctctcctagatccttagccctaatctatcaTGCGATTCATAATTCACAACTCATAACATATATAATCAtgcatgggtattttgggataacttacttgagctcgaatgattgcacgcaccacacccttatctctattagaaatccttttataaaaatgtttctttttgaaaatttctaccaagtccttagtttgatttCAGACACAACCGAGAGTGTGTctgaattcctcaaaccaaggatctgataccaacttgaaatatCCAAAAATACGGTCCCAAAAATTTTCGATTtaaataatagataaaatagtaAACTTCCATATCATTCAAACATTTGTAATAAACCAGTATATCAATTCGTCAtgaatcagagtaaaacatcataACAAAATCCCAATGGTGTGTATGatacagtcatcccgagctcttcccattggaaccagaagtacctgaaacataaacggaaaactgtaagcacaaagcttagtgagttcccccaaaataccatataccaaacATACAGTAAATGTACAGTAGTCCCCGCCCAGTCATCGGACCCCGCCCGGTCATCGGACCCTGTCCGGTCATCGGGTCTCGCCcgatcatcgggccccgcccggtcaTCGAGCTAAGCTTAgaaagcatataaacacatacacatgtaaTATACACAACATATAGATAGTCATCGAGCTTTTCCCGACATCATACCTTAgtccaataacatataaacataggtacaagcaagagtcacaaagacaacaagcattttatcaacataacataaacatgggtcgacattggtgccttcaacccgctaAACAGGattaggaaactcacctcaaatgctaAATGATAACTTGATAAATCCCGGCCTTAGAAATCAACTCTACTCAACCCCTAAATAGAAACAATCCCACAGATACCGATCAATATATCAAAACCCCAAAAGCTCAAACTTGGTTAAAGTCAACGTTCCAAGTatattcaactcgccgagtttcctcaTTAATCAACAAAATCACGAAAGGCcggttcaactcgtcgagtttccccttTAGTCAGTAGAATCGGTAAAAatcgatctaactcgccgagttcacctatgaactcgccaagtccttcAGGAAAACACAccgcttaatccattaagccaccATTCTCGAACTAAATGGTCCACCACTCAGATCTGGACCAAAATATCGAtcagaagggtaaagtttccaactttacccttaaaaaccATCCTAGTGGGTAGGGAACCCAAACCCTTAGCTTAAAAGGTTAAGGCTTAAACAATAAGCACATATTCATCAAGACAAAGCTCTATAATACAGATTTGGTTCTTAAAGGCTGCTaacacacgtaaagtttccaactttactcacAAATATGCCTAGAAGAGACTCAAATGTCCAAAAGAAGCCATAAGATGGACTTAATGCATGCGTGGAGCtcttaagaccataaagttggcacttttatgccaaaagagctcaaGAGAACCATAGATCTGGAAGGATAGCCATTGGGACGAACTTCAACCCCATCAATCACCCAAAGATGGCTAAAAGCCTCAAAACtaccccaaaaagggatctaatcaAATATTGAGCaaggttagaactttataccAGAAACATGCTGGAAATGAAGCAAGGAATCAAGATCTTGAAGGCTCCAACTTGAATCACCAccttgcataaagcttctccttcttccaatggcttcaacacaccaaaacacactctTTAAGGGCTCACAACACTCAAAAAggctttagggtttcgagattagggttagggACTTTGGAGGCTAGAAATAAGGCCAACACctgggacttaaggtgtttaaatagagtgcaaaaccctaaaattagggtttcctcctaagcggccaactcgccgagttgagactcctcaactcatcgagttgcctCATAAATCATGAGTTTTCTTTTGTCTTGTTGGTATCAATGCGCaaaaaacatacatacatacatatatatatatatatatatatatatatatatatatacatatatatatatatatatatatatatatatatattatttatacgTGAATCATTAGGGTCACATGCTTAACAACATAAATGAACAAATAAGTTGTAACGCCTTATTTCTGGTAAGATTTTTATTCCAAGTATTTCATTTTTTCTTAAGAGCTCGTCGAGTTGGAAGCGAGCCTTTCACCCATACTCATTCAAAAATGGGGGAGCTTACTTATCCATTTCGAGATAGTTGCTACCTATATGTTCGGATTCATTTACTACAAGAAAGCCACTATTCCAAGCGTAGGTCGAAAATGAAATACTTGGAATAAAAATCTTACCAGAAATAAGGCGTTACAACTTATTTGTTCATTTATGTTGTTAAGCATGGGCTTCCAACTCGACGAGCTCTTAAGAAAAAATGAAATACTTGGAATAAAAATCTTACCAGAAATAAGGCGTTACAACTTATTTGTTCATTTATGTTGTTAAGCATGTGACCCTAATGATTCAcgtataaataatatatatatatatatatatatatatatatatatatatatatatatatatatatatatatatatatatatatatatatatatatatatatatatatatatatatatatatatatctatgtaTGTATGTTTTTTGCGCATTGATACCAACAAGACAAAAGAAAACTCATGATATACTATGCAACTGAGATTTTTTATCTAGCGATTGtgcattagggtttttttttatttttcactcGGTCTAGACACCTCACCATCATGACGAATTTGATATTATATGTAAACGACTTCTCCCCTTTTGCTTATTCCTCATTTCATTCAGGAGGTAACTCCAAAACAACATTTTCCTTCGATACTCCTATTTTCGGAATCTTGAAATGCTATATCGAAACAACATTgaaaaaacaacataaaaataaGTTGAAAAACAAAGTCAACAATGATAGTAGATAGTCAACGTCTCAATGACCGTCTCTTGGGAGCTTTTTTGGAAAGAAAAATAAATAGATTGAAGTAACAAATTGCATTTTGGTTGGGGCTAACACGAATCTAATAAAATCTTGGAAACTAGTaatggaaaaaataaaaataaaactcaaCACTTGGAAGGCTAGAAACCTCTCGTTAGGTGGGAGGCTCACTTTGCTTAATTCCGTCCTACATAGCCTACCGCTTTATTATTTTTCCCTATATGAAACCCCTTTGACGGtcattgaaaattttgaaaaaataagAAGACAATTTCTTTGGAGCGGAAAATGAGATTGTAAGAAAATATGTTGGGTCTCATGGAATAAAGTTTAACTCCAAAAAGTAGAGGCCGTCTTGGTGTATCTTGCCTAAGAATTATGATTCTATCATTACGTGTTAAATGGTGGTGGCGTCTCAAAACGAATCTGGATGCCTTATGGTGCAATGTTGTTAGCTTCATTCATAAATGGGAGAGACATGACTCTTCAAAAATGGCAAGATCGAGCTACTCTAGAAATTCGAAAGAAATCACAAAAATTAAGGttgattttaaatcatttaatacCGACTTACATGCTTTATTCACTAGAAGAATCGGGAATGGAAGCAAGTGTTATTTTTGGCTTGATAAGTGTAGATGCAACCAACCATTCAAGGTTTAAAGGAGTTATTTCCTAACCTATTTGCACTTGAAAATGCAAAATTTTGTGTTGTTAGTAACAAGGTACTCATTGGTGGACAATAGAGTGACTTGGAGATGGGATTGGATCCGGAAACAAAGGAGTCACTCGAAATCCAACAATTTTCTACGATGCTCTACTTGTTGTCGAACACTATTTTAAGTGATGTCGCTGACTCGTGGGAGTGGAAAGGTGAAAATGGAATCGTTCATAGTGGAGTCCCTACACTATTTAGCATCTAACATGTTTTTAAATCCAGAAGCAATGCATTTTTCTTGGTTGAAATTGGTTCCATTAAAAATCAACACCTTTTTTTGGAAGCTTTGGCAAGATAGATTACCCACAACATTAAATTTTATCAAAATGGGTATGGCATTGATACAAGCCACATGTACTCTTTGTCATAAAAAGAAAGATTATACTTTGCACTTATTATTGGATTGTAATTTTATAACTAAGGTTTGAAATATAATTCACATTTGGTGCATGTTAACTTGTATAAACCAGGTTAACTGGTATAAACCCAAGGGACATTAAATATTTGTTCAGTGGAAACAATCTTATTGGCAAAACCAAAAAGGCGACAAAACTCGTTCATATGACTCTAATGACGAATTTATGGAATCTTTGTAGATCAAGGAATGTAGTAATTTTTAGAAGGTAAAACATTGTCCTTATGAAAATAATAGATCAAACTATGACGGTGGTTTTTACGTGGATAAAacataaagaaaagaaaaactctaTTTGCTGGGAGAAATAGTGCATCGAGCCTTTTGGCTGCTTATGatgttctttttattttcttgtttatccgcttcttctcatttgttttgtacTGTTTTGTTTTGACTATCTCCTTGCtagttttgtttatatatatgccGACCTTTTTGTCATTCAAAAATTTTTTTAGGTTagttttttgtattattttaaggggaaaatgacttaggaggataACTACCTTTTATCCGTATTCACATATTGATAActtttttttacataataaagcaactaatTTGTTTTAACTATTCAAACAAGTTAGAtgttttattatgtacaaaaaagaagaaatTGTTAatatttaaacagttaaaacaagttagttgtttTATTATGCACAAAAAAAGAAGTTGCTAATATATGAACACGGATAAGAAATAGTTACCCTCCTAATAGTCATAATAGTCGTAAAAGGCCCATATTAAAATTACATTCGTGTTCTTGAAGttaataaataagaaaacaaatcatattttttttctttaaaattatatatatatatatatatatatatatatatatatatatatatatatatatatatatatatatatatatatatatatatatatatatatatatatatatgaaaagggtataaacataattttacaatgaaaaatgaaagaaaaggTATGCACACACCATGGTGATTATTGACcaaaaataagaaaagaaaaagatGGAGAAGCATGATTAGGTCCAACATATGCCATCCATGGTGGAACCCATACCTTACTTTGTGTGTGGTCCACCTACTTATATTGTGTTGTTTCTTGGACCCTCCATTTGATGCCCATCGACGAAAAATAAAATAACCGAACAATATTAAAATCTTAAGGCTTAGTTGGGGTTTAACCACATCTTTCTCTTTCAAAAAAATTATTTGGAATGAGTAAATCATAGTatttatttatgttatatttCTATTCatttatgaaagaaaaaaaatcaagaagtgcaaaataaaagaataaataatGTGTTTGACGGAACTGGTTGGTACCTGAATATTCCGaaagttgtaattttttatttttctaaaatattgGACAAAAATTActataaacttttaaaaaatatcAAATGATGTAAAACATAAAAGCAAAAGATTAAAAGCTTGTAAAAACTCGTAGTTTTTGGATTATGAAGggttttttaaataaaaagattAAGTTTTAAGTTCGCtacttacattttttttttaacttcaaTGCTTTCTTGAAATATAAAAAACCGTTGTAAAAACATATCTTTAATACTATTActtgttttgaatttaatttagAAATAGTGCTTTGTGTAGacatcaaaagaaaagaaaagactaGGCGTACATAAACTTATATGAGCGAACTAATGTTGCATCTTTTTAAGGCTAATTTCATTTCCAGAATAATTTTATATGTATAAAGTTAAACACTTTAACTTACTAATACAGTAAAATAGATATTGTTAACGATGTTTAACTTACTTAGTAACAAAGCCAATTTGTGTTAAGTAAATAATGTCTATTAAAAACAATCAAATGATGAACTTTTTGACAAAAAACTAACGAAAAGAAGTTTCTAAAAATGGTTAAAATTTTGTTTATTCTCTAACGTTTTTACTCTTTTATTTTATGTGATACAATGGTTTTGGACAAAATATGTGATCACCTTTCGATCTCATGCACAATTTATGTCAATTATAtgaattaataaaaaaacaaaataatatttatcaaattgATAATAATTTAATAGTTGAAATGCGATTGTATAATTTATGTcaatatataaattaataaaaaacaaaatattatttattaaattgATATTAAAAGAAAACACAAGGATTTATCTAAGTGTATGTTATAAGGTAATTAAGTATTAATTACAACGTTAGGTATAATGATACTAACATATAATTTTGGTTTAAAAAGTTAGAATACATAATCATTCAACCTCATATTAAATAACATAAAACATGGTATTGGTAATTAGATACATTTTTCTTTAATTCTTTTGTTGATTAAATATAAACATCTTCgaataaaaaaacaataattaactttaagaaaaaaaaaattaaaaaaaaaaaaagaacaatctAGCAATTTCTATTGATTTGTTAacctaattagttgataattagcTTAACAAATTAAaccaataaaatattaaaaacagtCTACGCTCTTCCCCATTGATAATCTTGCTTAAAACCTCTGTCAAaaacattctctctctctctctctctctctctctctgtgtaaATGCACACAGCAAAACAGAGCATCATCAATAACCATGGCTGCGAACAAATTTGCCACAATGGTGCATAACAACACAAACAAGATCACACTTGTTCTAATCTATGCTGTTCTAGAATGGATACTCATAATTCTCCTCCTCCTCAACTCAATCTTCTCCTATCTCATCATCAAATTCGCCCAATTCTTTGGCCTAAAACCACCCTGCCTCTGGTGTGTTCGTCTGGAATGCTTTTTCGAACCCCAAAACAAGAATTCACATAGAGATCTTCTATGTGAGCTCCATGCTAAGGAGGTTTCCCAGTTGGGGTTCTGTTCGAATCATCGAAAGTTAGCTGAATCCCATGATATGTGTGAGGATTGCTCATCTGGGTTTCGAGAAAAATCGAGGAATTTTATGTTTTCGAAAGTGAAACAGATTGATTTGGTTCAGAGTGATGGAGAAGAGGAGGTTTGTTTGAAGTGTTCTTGCTGTGGTGTCGATTTTGAGAGGAAAAGTTTTGATGATTCTTCTTACTTCGTGATTAATCCTTCCTGGGATTTTTTGGGGTTTTCCAAAAAAGGAAGTTCGATTATGGATCTAATCGGATCGGATTTGGAGACTGATAATTTTGGGGAAAAACAGGAAATTCAAATACAGATGAAAGAAACAGAGGCTACGGAGATTGAATCGGTTAAGGATGATTTGATTCAATTTGAGAAAAAAGATGACTCAAATTCAGAAACACCCGCACAAGATCTCGAATTCTTCTTAGATTATAGTGGGCATCAATTAGTTCCAATCGAATCAATCGACGCAACCACTGTAGaatttctaaacaattcagaggTTCATGAAGATCATGAATTCGGGGATTTCCAGAAAGCTCAAGTTACGTCAGAATCAACAATAGAAACAGTAACCCAGGAATTAGTAAAGGCGACCGAAGAAACACTTTCTGTTCTTCAGAATTCAAAGGAATTGGAATCATCGAAACTCGCAGAGCTTGATTCAATGGAATTCGAAGAAACTGAAAATTCACTTGTTTTTCATGCAAATTTAAGTGCTTTCTCAAATGAAAAACCTGCAATGTCTGAAGAAAATCAAACTCCATTCGATAGTGAAGAACTTAAAGAAACCGAGGAAAATCATTCAGGCAAGAAATTAACACTTATAACTTTCATTTTTAATATCGATttgtattaaataaaatataatcatGCAGACAATGGAGAAGCAGAGGTTTCTATTGGAACAGAGATTCCAGTTTTAGATTCATGTGATGAGATCAAAGCTCAAGATAACTTCACTTTATATTCTTTATCTCATGAAGAACCTTCAACAAGTTCTCACGATTTGGA
This window encodes:
- the LOC111881451 gene encoding myosin-binding protein 3, which produces MAANKFATMVHNNTNKITLVLIYAVLEWILIILLLLNSIFSYLIIKFAQFFGLKPPCLWCVRLECFFEPQNKNSHRDLLCELHAKEVSQLGFCSNHRKLAESHDMCEDCSSGFREKSRNFMFSKVKQIDLVQSDGEEEVCLKCSCCGVDFERKSFDDSSYFVINPSWDFLGFSKKGSSIMDLIGSDLETDNFGEKQEIQIQMKETEATEIESVKDDLIQFEKKDDSNSETPAQDLEFFLDYSGHQLVPIESIDATTVEFLNNSEVHEDHEFGDFQKAQVTSESTIETVTQELVKATEETLSVLQNSKELESSKLAELDSMEFEETENSLVFHANLSAFSNEKPAMSEENQTPFDSEELKETEENHSDNGEAEVSIGTEIPVLDSCDEIKAQDNFTLYSLSHEEPSTSSHDLDFNLEYGFDEAREEEKTWELTTTTESISEMDNGDPINTTEKLKSALRAERKALQALYTELEEERSASAVAASETMAMINRLQEEKAAMQMEALQYQRMMEEQSEYDQEALQLLNDLMMKKEKELESCRKKVSEYETKERMRFLASSLKSGTCSASCSHSEDGDGMWVDVNSDSKEDNGNHESRNRNTPVETVLNLDSFVEFEDERLSILEQLKVLEEKLFTLSDEEDRHFNDIGQIEDYFEENGKHINGNGITNMFPMESHYQDRRSDGLTGKRLLPLFDALDTESEDGVITSNGNGNGFHSDKIENIAVTRFELQKKRIDIEEEVDQLYIRLQALEADREFLKHCLGSLKKGDKGMELLQEILQHLRDLKSMDLRAKNFTDETLT